In a single window of the Podarcis raffonei isolate rPodRaf1 chromosome 14, rPodRaf1.pri, whole genome shotgun sequence genome:
- the LOC128402126 gene encoding 40S ribosomal protein S10-like, translating to MLMPKKPRIAIYKLLFKEGVMVDKKDVHMPKHPELADKNVPNLHVMKAMQLLKSRGYVKEQFAWRHFFWYLTNEGIQYLRDYLHLLPEIVPATLRRSRPETGRPWPKGLEGERPARFTRGEADRDSYRCSAAPPGADKKAEAGAGSAAESQFRGGFERGRGQPPQ from the coding sequence ATGTTGATGCCTAAAAAACCCCGCATTGCCATCTACAAACTCCTTTTTAAGGAGGGAGTGATGGTAGATAAGAAAGATGTTCATATGCCTAAACACCCAGAACTGGCAGACAAAAATGTGCCCAACCTCCACGTCATGAAAGCAATGCAGTTGCTGAAATCTCGTGGTTACGTGAAGGAGCAGTTTGCATGGAGGCATTTCTTCTGGTATTTGACCAATGAGGGCATCCAGTACTTGAGGGACTATCTCCACCTGCTGCCTGAAATTGTGCCTGCCACCCTGCGTCGCAGTCGTCCTGAAACTGGACGACCCTGGCCAAAAGGTTTGGAGGGCGAGCGTCCTGCTCGCTTTACACGGGGAGAGGCTGACAGGGACAGCTACAGATGCAGTGCTGCTCCTCCTGGTGCTGACAAGAAGGCAGAGGCTGGAGCTGGGTCAGCTGCTGAATCTCAGTTTAGAGGTGGCTTTGAGCGTGGACGTGGTCAACCACCTCAGTAG
- the FBXL18 gene encoding F-box/LRR-repeat protein 18 isoform X1 gives MASPGEEVTSDESGEESNAMNLMEFSDEILLHILRYTPVSDLVLNVRRVCRKLSVLSLDKSLTHAVTLHKDYQVDKDKVKQLMREIGKEIQELNMSGCYWLPGSTIDQVTRCRSLVKLNLSGCNLTSLRLSKMLSALQHLRSLAIDVNPGFDASHLSSECKATLSRVLELKQTLYTPSYGVVPCCTSLEKLLLYFEILDRSREGLIISGQLMVGESNVPHYQNLRVFYARLAPGPVNQEVVRLYLAVLSDRTPEKLHAFLISAPGGFPQSCAVKNLLDSMARNVTLDALQLPGSWMNGSSLLQHLKFSNPVYFSFSRCSLSGSQLVQRVLNGGKDLRSLVSLNLSGCVHCLSPDSTLRKAEDEIDSSIAETLVASCCHLRHLNLSCAHHHSSEDLGRHLCQLLAHLKCLLSLALPVCSIADVSPVPADKPSVQPATNATSPSFGKKVRIGVQTYTRNCLEQGNSRPQPSVFWTLLESLPFLQQLELIGSSFSSAMPRNEPAIRNSLPPCGRAQHVGDAEVAAIGQLAFLQSLTLAQLPNILTGSGLVHIGAQCQHLRTLSLANLGMMGKVMYMPALVDTLKHCRCLRDLRLEQPYFNANAQFFQALSHCSSLQRLCIISRSGSLQPDAVMAFMTACLEVIMCHMFTGESLTVCKTLQQSLIKSFQASRPALNVVIFPLLHEDLTEVIRDVPMMHLDEITLFKSRVAEEPPNLWG, from the exons ATGGCCTCCCCAGGAGAG gAAGTGACGAGCGACGAGAGTGGAGAGGAGAGCAATGCTATGAACTTAATGGAGTTCTCGGATGAGATCCTTTTGCACATCCTGAGGTACACCCCAGTTTCAGACCTTGTCCTGAATGTCCGAAGAGTCTGCCGGAAGCTTTCTGTTCTTAGTCTCGACAAAAGCCTTACCCACGCTGTGACGCTGCATAAAGACTATCAG GTGGACAAGGACAAGGTGAAGCAGCTCATGCGGGAGATTGGCAAGGAGATTCAGGAGCTGAACATGAGCGGCTGCTATTGGCTGCCCGGCTCCACCATCGACCAGGTGACCCGCTGCAGGAGCCTGGTGAAGCTGAACCTGTCCGGCTGCAACCTCACCTCCCTCCGCCTCTCCAAGATGCTGTCTGCCCTGCAGCACCTGCGCTCCCTGGCCATTGACGTGAATCCGGGCTTTGACGCCTCCCACTTGAGCAGCGAGTGCAAAGCCACGCTGAGTCGCGTGCTGGAGCTCAAGCAGACCCTGTACACGCCCTCCTACGGGGTGGTTCCTTGCTGCACCAGCCTCGAGAAGCTGCTCCTGTACTTTGAGATCCTGGATCGGTCGCGGGAGGGCTTGATTATCTCTGGCCAGCTCATGGTTGGCGAGAGCAACGTGCCTCACTACCAGAACCTTCGGGTCTTCTATGCTAGGCTGGCGCCCGGGCCGGTCAACCAGGAGGTGGTGAGGCTGTACTTGGCGGTGCTGAGCGACCGCACACCCGAGAAACTCCACGCCTTCCTCATTTCTGCCCCCGGCGGCTTCCCCCAGAGCTGCGCTGTGAAAAACCTCTTGGACTCCATGGCCCGGAACGTGACGCTGGATGCCTTGCAGCTGCCCGGGTCTTGGATGAATGGCTCCAGCCTCCTCCAGCACTTGAAGTTCAGCAACCCTGTCTACTTCAGCTTCAGCCGCTGCAGCTTGTCCGGCAGCCAGCTGGTCCAGAGGGTCCTCAACGGCGGCAAAGACCTCCGCAGCTTAGTCAGCCTGAACCTGAGCGGCTGCGTCCACTGCCTGTCTCCCGACTCCACACTGCGGAAAGCGGAAGACGAAATTGACAGCAGCATCGCTGAGACCCTCGtcgcctcctgctgccacctgaggcacctGAACTTGTCGTGCGCCCACCACCACAGCTCTGAAGACTTGGGCAGGCACCTGTGCCAGCTCCTTGCTCACCTGAAGTGCCTCCTCTCGCTGGCCTTGCCCGTCTGCTCCATCGCCGACGTGAGCCCTGTGCCCGCCGACAAGCCGTCCGTGCAGCCGGCGACCAACGCCACCTCCCCGAGTTTTGGGAAGAAAGTCCGGATCGGGGTGCAGACGTATACGCGGAACTGCTTGGAGCAGGGGAATTCCAGACCCCAGCCCTCCGTGTTTTGGACCCTGCTAGAAAGCCTTCCCTTTCTGCAGCAGCTGGAGCTGATTGGGTCCAGCTTTTCCTCCGCCATGCCGCGGAACGAGCCGGCCATTCGGAACTCGCTGCCTCCCTGCGGCCGGGCCCAGCATGTGGGGGATGCCGAAGTGGCCGCCATTGGCCAGCTGGCCTTCCTGCAGAGCCTCACGCTGGCCCAGCTGCCCAATATCCTCACAGGCTCCGGGCTCGTTCACATTGGGGCCCAGTGCCAGCACTTGCGGACTCTTTCCCTGGCCAACCTGGGCATGATGGGCAAAGTGATGTACATGCCAGCCCTCGTGGACACGTTGAAGCACTGCAGGTGTTTGCGAGATCTCAG GCTCGAGCAGCCCTACTTCAACGCCAACGCCCAGTTCTTCCAGGCCCTGAGCCACTGCTCGTCCCTCCAGCGCCTCTGCATCATCTCCCGGAGCGGATCTCTGCAGCCGGACGCCGTGATGGCCTTCATGACCGCTTGCCTCGAGGTCATCATGTGCCACATGTTTACCGGGGAGTCTCTCACAGTTTGCAAAACCTTGCAGCAGTCCTTGATAAAGAG
- the FBXL18 gene encoding F-box/LRR-repeat protein 18 isoform X2, translating into MASPGEEVTSDESGEESNAMNLMEFSDEILLHILRYTPVSDLVLNVRRVCRKLSVLSLDKSLTHAVTLHKDYQVDKDKVKQLMREIGKEIQELNMSGCYWLPGSTIDQVTRCRSLVKLNLSGCNLTSLRLSKMLSALQHLRSLAIDVNPGFDASHLSSECKATLSRVLELKQTLYTPSYGVVPCCTSLEKLLLYFEILDRSREGLIISGQLMVGESNVPHYQNLRVFYARLAPGPVNQEVVRLYLAVLSDRTPEKLHAFLISAPGGFPQSCAVKNLLDSMARNVTLDALQLPGSWMNGSSLLQHLKFSNPVYFSFSRCSLSGSQLVQRVLNGGKDLRSLVSLNLSGCVHCLSPDSTLRKAEDEIDSSIAETLVASCCHLRHLNLSCAHHHSSEDLGRHLCQLLAHLKCLLSLALPVCSIADVSPVPADKPSVQPATNATSPSFGKKVRIGVQTYTRNCLEQGNSRPQPSVFWTLLESLPFLQQLELIGSSFSSAMPRNEPAIRNSLPPCGRAQHVGDAEVAAIGQLAFLQSLTLAQLPNILTGSGLVHIGAQCQHLRTLSLANLGMMGKVMYMPALVDTLKHCRCLRDLSGENGRSAFDT; encoded by the exons ATGGCCTCCCCAGGAGAG gAAGTGACGAGCGACGAGAGTGGAGAGGAGAGCAATGCTATGAACTTAATGGAGTTCTCGGATGAGATCCTTTTGCACATCCTGAGGTACACCCCAGTTTCAGACCTTGTCCTGAATGTCCGAAGAGTCTGCCGGAAGCTTTCTGTTCTTAGTCTCGACAAAAGCCTTACCCACGCTGTGACGCTGCATAAAGACTATCAG GTGGACAAGGACAAGGTGAAGCAGCTCATGCGGGAGATTGGCAAGGAGATTCAGGAGCTGAACATGAGCGGCTGCTATTGGCTGCCCGGCTCCACCATCGACCAGGTGACCCGCTGCAGGAGCCTGGTGAAGCTGAACCTGTCCGGCTGCAACCTCACCTCCCTCCGCCTCTCCAAGATGCTGTCTGCCCTGCAGCACCTGCGCTCCCTGGCCATTGACGTGAATCCGGGCTTTGACGCCTCCCACTTGAGCAGCGAGTGCAAAGCCACGCTGAGTCGCGTGCTGGAGCTCAAGCAGACCCTGTACACGCCCTCCTACGGGGTGGTTCCTTGCTGCACCAGCCTCGAGAAGCTGCTCCTGTACTTTGAGATCCTGGATCGGTCGCGGGAGGGCTTGATTATCTCTGGCCAGCTCATGGTTGGCGAGAGCAACGTGCCTCACTACCAGAACCTTCGGGTCTTCTATGCTAGGCTGGCGCCCGGGCCGGTCAACCAGGAGGTGGTGAGGCTGTACTTGGCGGTGCTGAGCGACCGCACACCCGAGAAACTCCACGCCTTCCTCATTTCTGCCCCCGGCGGCTTCCCCCAGAGCTGCGCTGTGAAAAACCTCTTGGACTCCATGGCCCGGAACGTGACGCTGGATGCCTTGCAGCTGCCCGGGTCTTGGATGAATGGCTCCAGCCTCCTCCAGCACTTGAAGTTCAGCAACCCTGTCTACTTCAGCTTCAGCCGCTGCAGCTTGTCCGGCAGCCAGCTGGTCCAGAGGGTCCTCAACGGCGGCAAAGACCTCCGCAGCTTAGTCAGCCTGAACCTGAGCGGCTGCGTCCACTGCCTGTCTCCCGACTCCACACTGCGGAAAGCGGAAGACGAAATTGACAGCAGCATCGCTGAGACCCTCGtcgcctcctgctgccacctgaggcacctGAACTTGTCGTGCGCCCACCACCACAGCTCTGAAGACTTGGGCAGGCACCTGTGCCAGCTCCTTGCTCACCTGAAGTGCCTCCTCTCGCTGGCCTTGCCCGTCTGCTCCATCGCCGACGTGAGCCCTGTGCCCGCCGACAAGCCGTCCGTGCAGCCGGCGACCAACGCCACCTCCCCGAGTTTTGGGAAGAAAGTCCGGATCGGGGTGCAGACGTATACGCGGAACTGCTTGGAGCAGGGGAATTCCAGACCCCAGCCCTCCGTGTTTTGGACCCTGCTAGAAAGCCTTCCCTTTCTGCAGCAGCTGGAGCTGATTGGGTCCAGCTTTTCCTCCGCCATGCCGCGGAACGAGCCGGCCATTCGGAACTCGCTGCCTCCCTGCGGCCGGGCCCAGCATGTGGGGGATGCCGAAGTGGCCGCCATTGGCCAGCTGGCCTTCCTGCAGAGCCTCACGCTGGCCCAGCTGCCCAATATCCTCACAGGCTCCGGGCTCGTTCACATTGGGGCCCAGTGCCAGCACTTGCGGACTCTTTCCCTGGCCAACCTGGGCATGATGGGCAAAGTGATGTACATGCCAGCCCTCGTGGACACGTTGAAGCACTGCAGGTGTTTGCGAGATCTCAG TGGAGAAAACGGAAGATCAGCGTTTGACACCTGA